From the Argentina anserina chromosome 3, drPotAnse1.1, whole genome shotgun sequence genome, the window TCGGAGTCCTATTATTCACTGGATATATTCTTCATAGTAGTTATCGCTAATAACAGATACAAACCTCTCGAGCCAAGGAAGCTGGTGGAGATCTTTCATGGCATCTACATAGGCATCTGTACAACGGGGCGGAGATTGGGCTGGCTGGTAAGGGTGGTGATCACTTAGACTGAAACCCCCGGCTAGGAACCTTTGGATCAGTGCTAGTTGTGATCTCTCTTGCTCTGAGTAAGCATCCATGATCATAGGAAGAGAATTGAATGTTTCCCATGCCCATTGCTCAGATTGTTGCATAGACTGAGTGACCAAGTCTTCTTGGTTGTCTTCATCCCAAAAGGCACACTGACACGTCTGCTGACCATCTCCATATTCAGCACCACAAGAATAACAGAACTCATGACCACACCTGAAATGAGCAAAAGTCTCAGCATACATTTAAGAGCTTATATTCAAGCATAAACTTCATACTGAGCATATCTCACTTTGGTTAATTAGTGAAGAGCTATGTATGAATCGGTTATCACAGCTAACCAAATTCATTTCGATACAAGTACTTTTCATAAAAGCATTCCTTGAAGTTAGAATCGCTACATCAAGATGATGACATCCAAAAAGAAAGACAACTGTAACAAAAGAGTTGGGACTTATGACTCATAGTAAATCAAGCCTATATTGTGCTAGCCTACTCTGAATACATGCTTGTACACCTGTTTGTCCCAACAAATATTGGAAATACATGCTGCTTAAACATCTAAGTGATAAAATTACCAAGAGCTACTAGTTTTTATAacattataattcatttgcCTAGTAGAGAATGATCCTTTATTGGACAAACTCAACTGTCCTCGATCTCCTAATCAGAACTCAattaattgttttcttttaaaaaaatcatactGCATTAAAGAACTCAATCAGTCTTACCAGCACGTCATGTGGTAGCAACCTTGAGTAAGCTCAATCATCCTACGGCACTGCTGGCAACGCCTCCAGCTTTTATTTTGTGCCAGGCGATGTAAGGTAATATCTGCTGAATCTCTCTCTTCCAATGGGAGGTTTTGGAACTCCTCACAGCTCATTGAAGAATGCCAAGGCACCCCACAATCCACACAGATAAACCTCTTGCAAACTGGGCATTCCATGCAGCTGTTATCTGACTGGCTTGATGAACTTTCGCTAGCTGACAAACATTCAGAACGATCGAGCAGAACAGAGCAATTTGGAAATGGGCAGTAAAATCTATCGGAATGTAGAATATTTGCTTCCTCAAGGGATTTTTCCAATGACTCAAAAGAAGTGAGTGGAAGGAAAGATTCGCATTCAGCAGTGGAGATGTAATACTTGCATCTGAGCTGAGGGCACCTCATTGGGACTTGAGAGGCTTGTATCTTCCCGTCTACATATGTCCTCATGCAATGCGAACAGAACTCATGAGAACATTTCATAGTAATCATCATTACCGATGGTTTATCCTCGCAACAGATGGAACAGTTTTCAAGTGATTCAACGCCCTTAGCAGGAAAAGAGATAACTCCAATTGCCACTTGGGCTAATTTTGATGGTCGGTCAAGATCTACAGTGGGAACAAGTTTCAGAACAAAAGCTTGAAGATTGCCGGCGTGCTCTAGGATCCTTTCTCTAAGTGCTACAAGGAGGGGCATGTCAAGTTTCTCCTCATTTGTTACCTATCAAGAACTCAAGCCGGTAAATAACACTTGACACACAATAAGATGATTTGAATCATGTTGGAGCTATAACTCAAATGAAGAAAGGTGAACTAATCATAAGGAGCATTCAGTCAAATGACCTTTGGTAAAGAAAAAGACGTTGCCCATCATTTCTAACTAAATAAGTTTCTGTTGCTAAACAAGTATGAAAACGataacaaaataatatgaAGTGAACTCTTCTCTTCTTAAATGAATGGACTCAAGCAGTGAtcatactgaaattgcaaaagtTAATCTGGCAATGAACTTTTAAAAAGGGTGGACTGATGGTCATTGACAACACCAAATTCATATGCCAAAATAAACCAAGGTACACAAGAAAATGGTTGTGTAGCTGAAAGATAAAAGAAAAGTCGGTAAAAATTGGCTTCAATTTGAACAAAACGAACCAAAAATGACAGATAAGACATATATCTTCACGATGAAGAACTCACTCACCTGATCATAGAGAAGCTCAGAATCTGTGAATGCGTATACGCGGCGAACATTATTCTGCATAGCCTCCACTAAACCATCCATCAATGCCAAATAGTCAGCCACAAGCTCCTCCACATAAAAATCGAGCCTTTTCTGCACCTGAATCACAGGAACATTGGCTGCTCTTTCCATAACAACTCCAATTCCGGAAATTCCAACACTCGAGTCCCCATACCCACTTATCGAAATGCCTTTAAAGAACATCTTCACCGAAAACTCATCAAGATCATCTTCTGACTCAACCTTCACAGGCTCATCGTTCTCCTTCCAAACCTCATCATTTTCACAACAACTTCGaaactcttcttcatcttcctctcTAACTAAATTCACAGGAACCTCATCACCAAATAATACCTGACCCTCCATTTCTCACAACAGCTCAGAAATTCCAAAACTCAAAAGCTGTAACTTTTACCAAAATCCAATCAATCTGAACCTCTGGAATTCAGCAGCCAAATCCTCAAACTAAAAAATTGAATTTCAATCAGGATCTTCTGGGCCTAACTACATATAATAATACAAAAAAGACCCATCAAGAAATCGATCCAGAACTGCAAACTGTAGCATCAGATCCTCCTGAAAGTACCACAAACACCCATATAAAACACCAATGCTTCAGCAACTAACACCAAATcagaaacccagaaaaacacATCAATCAAGCAACCCAAAACAACCAAAAATCCATGCTTTACTTTATAAACATccccaaaatcaaaacttgcaacacacaaaaaaatgaaaactaagtTTTAACTGTGTTTTGGTTAAGgagggatatatatatatatatatatatatatatatacatgcagaTACAGTAGCAGGTAAAGAAGGAAAATGTGAAGGTTCCATTTACCTTATCTGGAGGGAGTTTAAAGTCTGGGGAATCAGATTCTTTTTGGGTTCTGAAAACTGAGAGGACTGTGATGCAACGATGAAATTTGTAAGAGAGAAGGGTATAATAATAAGAACCCAAATCTGACAAAGTTCAATGCAATCCACAGCCACTCAGAAGATGCTGTTTTTTGTATGAGATGGAAGATTTAAATAAAGATGATTTATTAAGGAGGGATTGGgaaagagaggaagaaagGAATCCTCAGTAATTGCTGTTATTGGCgtaaaagaaaaggaagtgCCTTTGGGACTGGGAGTTTGGGGCTTTTGCTTTGCTGGCATTCTCTTCCCTAAACTATATCTCTAATCCCTTCctcttttttcatatatatttattttctttaaattagaTAACGATTTTTTCATTTCGTACCCGATCACTTCACTTTCACGTAGATAGGTGTCAAGTTCCTTATAACTTATAATGAACAAAAGTCTATTTGTGTGAGGAGTTATGTCATCGTCATCTtgcatctttttttctataaaATTGGTTGGTTAACTAACCGTACTCATCGAAGTTCTTACTTGTAAATCTAATACTTTCCCTAACGATCTGCTATACTTGTGAACACTGAAAATGATGATATATTTACATAAACctaaagaaaaagataaagaCTTGAAGATATCATCTTCACTTCAAAAAGTATGATGTGATTTTTCTTTATGTTTTAATCTCCACCATGATCAAATTTCCTATATATCATTCTCCCTAGAGGTATAGTAATGTTCACTTTCGTTTactgttctttttatttgtgTTTCTTCCACTGGACTCGTATACATCATGGATCCCTAGTTGACTCAAATCGATCTAAACCAGACTTTGAACAGTCAAGTACTCAAAATTGGTCCTACTTAGTAAGAATGCACAAAAGTTGCATTTTCATATTGGGATGTCAAAAACAACTAACTTTCAACCTTCATTGTGGATCAAACTGTAAACcattttaaaatcaaattttaattgattaatttaattaagttaaacttataattaatcaaatatgaacatagatttgagttctccataatgagggctataagatcatatgtttgtttgtgtaatttggtttgtggatgaataagaaattgtcactcaaagatgactatttagaatgagggaaatgtgtttgtcccacattggaaaatagaagtgttgaaaagactttatataaaatccattgtgtatggattgtaaagtgtgtaatcCCCCTTATACATTCTCGCacacgcgcagggggggtacaaatctcaggtcacaagggaaactcgtgtatgcccgtgcgacctgcggacacgaatgcaacaccgaattgagggtcggaacgcagattctttttgcatttccgaaaattcggttttgacatttcaaattcttcttttgtaacaactgtgtgttatggagaattataacagaattaaAATCagtgtttgtaacatatgtaactcatatatgttatgatcttttgatttctataacaaccatcttattcattgctgattgcaaatcctcactgtataaatagccaccatcctttcattgtaaaatcatccaaTTTGAAGCACAATCTGCTCTCCAATtcttctcaaagttcttagctattctctggtgatagaaagaggtaccaTTGAAGTTCGTTGAGGATTCTAGTTAGTTGTGCAACTTCCTATAATTGTTTAGTTGTTATATCCTGAGAGACAAGCGTCAAGCATCCTTgtaccggtagaggaggcgtaaacatcttaaggacagtgtggtatcacacacgtctcgactagttcttccatcaccaatcgttcggtattttggttgaattacttttcgtgttcttcgttattagagttacatgtttagtttctgttttataattatttataattcagtttattaaattatatatgcaatatatcaatGCTTTTCTAACACGAACAGTTTGGATGCAATTATATTTTGGCACCTATACTTGAACAGATAACTTGACCATTGTTGTTTCTAGAGTCTCTTATTTTGTCATTTGTTCTTGTGACTAATCTTCTATTTGTAGCATCATTTTGGACGGTTACGTGTTAAGTATTATATAGACTTAGTTGTATATAAACTTCTCCATAAAAATTATACAGCATTTCTGCATTTGCCTATAAAaaatttagagagagagagagagagagagagagaataaatTATACGTTGATGTATTGAAGACTGTTTCAAATTATGCCAAGGAAAAATTTTTGTTAAGAACCTTCCCAGCTTCTGCTACACAAATTCTTGATCAGTAAACATGAACTTTGAAGACAAAACTTCTTATTATAACAAACCCCAGTTAATTAAGATTCTCATCCAGAAAGCTGGCATGACTTTAGAAAACCTATGCAGGATTTATCTTGGTGCTACAAATCTATGCAGCTAAGCACATGGCGTTTGTCTCTTGGATGTGGAAAATGTGACTTTGTTTTTGACTCTTTTCTGCTTATTCCTTGCAATATTTCTTTGTATTGAAGTTGTTAAAGAATTTTGACCGAAAAAATAAATTGTTAAAGTATCACAGCAAACTACAAAAGTAGATTAGAAAAGATCAAAATGTTAATGATTGCCAGCCCTATCTTGTAAGCTGGTATTACTTGGCTAATTGACAATTAAACAAAAGCGCAGTATCTAACAGCATGAACATGCAGCTTCAGTGGAGTTTATTTGCATTATATAAATTTGGATTTATGGATATGATATTTAAGCCTGCCTTACTGAGTCATCAAGCATCCTGAAATTTGGAAGTAACTCAACTTTGATCTATAATACAATTATACCTTTAAGAGGGGCACTAGGATTAGTTAAGCCATTATTGGCGATAATAcaccagaaaaataataaaatgtgGGCTACTATATGAATGCCAATGCCTGTGAATGCTTCTCTTTCTGCTCACCGAATCATTTTCTGGTACACGCATTGCAGGCCACAATaatcattcatcatgtcatagaATAATCCCCAGTTTGGATACATTAGTTGGCTATTGTCTCTAATTCCATCGTTTTGTGAGATGTTAGGTTTGGTAGCTGATAAGGTTGTTGGACTAAACAAACACGACAATTCGTAGGAGAAAGCGACTTAACTGTCCCATTGCTTTGTAAACAGGCTTGCAAAAAACTTGACTAAACTTGAGGTGTTTAAATCAAGAGGAAAATTCAACAACAGTCCCTAAACTCATGTGATAAGGACAATTTGATCCCTAACCTTTAAAAAGGATCAAAGAGATCCCTGAACTCTTAGTCTGATATTAATAAGGTACTTCTGTTAAAACTTTTAGAATATTCCgttaaaatattcttttttctgttaattttgtcatttagttatttgttagttgggaatttatttctttgagtTGATCTAATCGAAGATTAAACCTTTCGAGTTGTTCTGCAACTTTGTTATTGCCTTTTTCTCTATATAGATAATCTAGAAATTCAATCAGGCTAGAACTTGACGAATCAATATCTGCTACTCCAATCTTGGGCGAATCTAACCgatactcaaaatatgaagaGGTTTCTGATCTTCTTCAAAAATTTCTTGA encodes:
- the LOC126786259 gene encoding E3 ubiquitin-protein ligase RSL1, with the protein product MEGQVLFGDEVPVNLVREEDEEEFRSCCENDEVWKENDEPVKVESEDDLDEFSVKMFFKGISISGYGDSSVGISGIGVVMERAANVPVIQVQKRLDFYVEELVADYLALMDGLVEAMQNNVRRVYAFTDSELLYDQVTNEEKLDMPLLVALRERILEHAGNLQAFVLKLVPTVDLDRPSKLAQVAIGVISFPAKGVESLENCSICCEDKPSVMMITMKCSHEFCSHCMRTYVDGKIQASQVPMRCPQLRCKYYISTAECESFLPLTSFESLEKSLEEANILHSDRFYCPFPNCSVLLDRSECLSASESSSSQSDNSCMECPVCKRFICVDCGVPWHSSMSCEEFQNLPLEERDSADITLHRLAQNKSWRRCQQCRRMIELTQGCYHMTCWCGHEFCYSCGAEYGDGQQTCQCAFWDEDNQEDLVTQSMQQSEQWAWETFNSLPMIMDAYSEQERSQLALIQRFLAGGFSLSDHHPYQPAQSPPRCTDAYVDAMKDLHQLPWLERFVSVISDNYYEEYIQ